In one Hymenobacter sp. DG25B genomic region, the following are encoded:
- a CDS encoding recombinase family protein: protein MQVDALRAYGCTSIAQEKASSVKERPTLRKLLTELRTGDTLVVWKLDRLGRSLKDLVTLVMGFQEQGIQFISLQDNLDTTTAQGRLMFNLFASLAEFERDLIRERTNAGLSAARARGRQGGRPKGLSKEAQSKAEAAKTLYLKQDKTVGEIGKLLGVGRATIYRYLTYLGVQTGHSAT from the coding sequence ATGCAAGTAGATGCGCTCAGAGCATATGGTTGTACAAGTATTGCACAGGAAAAAGCATCGTCCGTAAAGGAGCGCCCTACCTTAAGAAAACTGCTGACCGAATTACGTACTGGGGACACTCTCGTCGTTTGGAAGCTCGACCGGCTGGGTCGTTCTCTGAAAGACTTGGTGACGTTGGTTATGGGCTTTCAGGAGCAAGGAATCCAGTTCATCAGCCTGCAGGACAATTTGGACACGACGACCGCTCAAGGTCGACTCATGTTTAACCTCTTTGCCTCATTGGCAGAATTTGAACGGGACCTGATACGCGAAAGAACGAATGCGGGCCTGTCGGCTGCGCGGGCGCGTGGGCGCCAAGGGGGCAGACCCAAAGGATTGTCGAAGGAAGCTCAATCCAAGGCCGAAGCTGCGAAAACCCTGTATTTGAAGCAGGATAAGACTGTAGGAGAAATCGGAAAGCTGCTTGGGGTAGGAAGAGCTACCATCTACCGCTATTTGACCTACCTTGGAGTGCAAACAGGTCATTCTGCTACGTAA